A single genomic interval of Lewinellaceae bacterium harbors:
- a CDS encoding cation-translocating P-type ATPase: MNWHLISREEALEFAGSRPGGLTASEAEERLAQYGPNQLAGKKKKPAWLMFLGQFKDVMILILMGAAVVSGLVGDLKDTVVILIIVALNAVVGFAQEYRAEKAIEALKKMSAPSAVALRGGAPAHIDAARLVPGDVVLLEAGSMVPADIRLLETHSLKIEEASLTGESEAVEKQAVELKGEDLPLGDRTNMAYKSTLATYGRGRGLVIATGMHTEIGRIAQMLQEDESLTPLQKRLGDFGRKLSLAVLGICAIIYGAGLLRGEDSLNMLLTAISVAVAAIPEALPAVVTIALALGARRLVRKNALIRKLPAVETLGSVTFICTDKTGTLTQNRMTVTETWTPPAPPSGLSLQPQEALLLCMALNHDVQKDKDGEFTGESTEVALAAYAEAHPALPGFKRELYPRVAELPFDSERKMMTTVHEYDGRFLAVTKGALESVLAACDDADEDALTDEAERMGQQGLRTLAYACRLLGKLPEKISFASLERGLEAVGLAGLMDPPREEAAQAIADCKAAGIVPVMITGDHPGTAEAIARRIGILHSHADRLLTGAQLRQMDAHDFEESIHRIKVYARVSPEQKLQIVKALQRKKQFVAVTGDGVNDAPALKRANIGIAMGITGTDVSKEAAHMVLLDDNFATIVKAVKEGRRIFDNIRKFIKYTMTSNSGEIWTIFLAPLAGLPIPLLPIHILWINLVTDGLPGLALAGEPAEKGLMKLPPRQPEEGIFAHGLGIHILWVGLLMGAVCLATQAWAIAQGDPKWQTYVFTILCFSQMGHVLAIRSEYSFLFRRGLFTNLPLLGAVLLTFFLQMAILYIPALNELFSVQPLTWQELGACLLLSSIVFHAVEGEKFVRGRRRRGK; encoded by the coding sequence ATGAACTGGCACCTCATCAGCAGAGAAGAAGCGCTCGAATTTGCCGGCAGCCGCCCCGGCGGCCTCACGGCATCGGAGGCGGAAGAACGGCTTGCCCAATACGGCCCCAATCAATTGGCCGGCAAAAAGAAGAAGCCCGCTTGGCTGATGTTCCTCGGCCAGTTTAAGGACGTCATGATCCTGATCCTGATGGGGGCTGCCGTCGTGTCGGGGTTGGTGGGCGACCTGAAGGACACCGTCGTCATCCTGATCATTGTGGCGCTCAACGCCGTAGTTGGCTTCGCGCAGGAATACCGGGCGGAGAAAGCCATCGAGGCGCTGAAAAAAATGTCGGCCCCATCGGCGGTGGCGCTGCGCGGCGGCGCGCCGGCGCACATCGACGCCGCCCGGCTGGTTCCGGGCGACGTGGTGCTGCTGGAAGCCGGCAGCATGGTCCCTGCCGACATCCGCCTGCTGGAAACCCATTCCCTGAAAATTGAAGAGGCTTCGCTCACCGGCGAATCGGAAGCTGTGGAAAAACAGGCAGTGGAATTGAAGGGCGAGGACTTGCCGCTGGGCGACCGCACCAACATGGCCTACAAGAGCACCCTGGCCACCTACGGCCGGGGCCGCGGCCTAGTGATTGCCACCGGCATGCACACCGAGATCGGCCGCATCGCTCAGATGCTGCAGGAGGACGAATCGTTGACTCCGCTGCAAAAGCGGCTGGGCGACTTCGGCCGGAAGCTCTCCCTGGCGGTGCTCGGCATCTGCGCCATCATCTACGGGGCAGGGCTGCTCCGGGGGGAAGACTCGCTGAACATGCTGCTGACGGCCATCTCGGTGGCGGTGGCGGCCATACCGGAAGCGCTGCCCGCCGTGGTGACCATCGCCCTGGCGCTGGGGGCCCGCCGCCTGGTGCGCAAAAACGCCCTCATCCGCAAATTGCCGGCCGTGGAGACCCTGGGGTCCGTCACCTTCATCTGCACCGACAAAACGGGGACGCTCACCCAAAACCGGATGACGGTTACGGAGACCTGGACGCCGCCCGCGCCTCCGTCCGGGCTGAGCCTTCAACCACAGGAGGCCTTGCTGCTCTGCATGGCCCTCAACCACGATGTGCAAAAAGACAAAGATGGTGAATTTACAGGCGAATCGACGGAGGTAGCGCTCGCCGCCTATGCGGAAGCGCACCCTGCCCTGCCCGGCTTCAAACGGGAGTTGTACCCAAGGGTGGCGGAGCTGCCCTTCGACTCCGAACGAAAGATGATGACGACCGTCCATGAATACGACGGCCGTTTCCTGGCCGTCACCAAGGGTGCCCTGGAATCCGTGCTGGCCGCCTGCGACGACGCCGACGAGGACGCCCTCACCGACGAAGCCGAACGCATGGGGCAGCAGGGGCTGCGCACGCTGGCCTACGCCTGCCGGCTCCTCGGCAAGCTGCCGGAAAAGATCAGCTTCGCTTCCCTGGAGCGGGGGCTGGAAGCCGTCGGCCTCGCCGGCTTGATGGACCCGCCCCGCGAAGAAGCCGCCCAGGCCATTGCCGACTGCAAGGCCGCCGGCATCGTGCCCGTAATGATCACCGGCGACCATCCCGGCACGGCGGAGGCTATCGCCCGGCGGATCGGCATCCTGCACAGCCATGCCGACCGCCTGCTCACCGGCGCCCAGCTGCGGCAAATGGACGCGCATGATTTCGAGGAGAGCATTCACCGGATAAAGGTCTACGCCCGGGTCTCCCCCGAGCAGAAGCTGCAGATCGTCAAGGCCCTGCAGCGCAAAAAGCAATTCGTGGCGGTGACCGGCGACGGGGTCAACGACGCGCCCGCCCTCAAACGCGCCAACATCGGCATCGCCATGGGCATCACCGGCACCGACGTCTCCAAGGAGGCCGCCCACATGGTGCTGCTGGACGACAACTTCGCCACCATCGTCAAGGCAGTCAAGGAGGGGCGCCGCATCTTCGACAACATCCGAAAGTTCATCAAATACACCATGACCAGCAACAGCGGGGAAATCTGGACCATCTTCCTGGCGCCCCTGGCGGGCCTGCCCATCCCCTTGCTGCCGATCCACATCCTGTGGATCAACCTGGTAACCGACGGCCTGCCCGGCCTGGCCCTGGCGGGCGAGCCTGCCGAGAAGGGCCTGATGAAGCTGCCGCCCCGCCAACCTGAAGAGGGCATCTTCGCCCACGGGCTGGGCATTCACATCCTATGGGTAGGGTTGCTGATGGGGGCCGTCTGTCTGGCCACCCAGGCCTGGGCCATCGCGCAGGGCGACCCCAAATGGCAGACTTATGTATTCACCATCCTGTGCTTCAGCCAGATGGGGCACGTGCTGGCCATCCGCAGCGAGTATTCTTTCCTGTTCCGGCGGGGGCTTTTCACCAACCTGCCCCTGCTCGGAGCGGTGCTGCTGACGTTCTTCCTGCAAATGGCCATCCTGTACATCCCCGCCTTGAATGAGCTCTTCTCCGTGCAGCCGCTGACCTGGCAGGAGCTGGGGGCCTGCTTGCTGTTGTCCTCGATCGTGTTTCACGCGGTGGAGGGGGAGAAATTTGTGAGGGGGAGGAGGAGGAGGGGGAAATAG
- the tnpA gene encoding IS200/IS605 family transposase: MPNSFSKLYIHHVSAVKYRHALILPAFEARLHQYIVGIIKELNQTPIQVNGMADHIHIAARLRPAMAPAVFVQKVKTNSSKWINAGGFLSQEFAWQVGGGTFSISETHVGALKNYIKNQKEHHKKVSFRSEYLKLLANNGIDPDNDYLPEFFEGLY; encoded by the coding sequence ATGCCCAACTCCTTTTCAAAGCTCTATATTCACCATGTTAGCGCAGTCAAGTACCGCCATGCATTAATCCTTCCTGCATTTGAAGCCCGCCTCCACCAATACATTGTAGGAATCATAAAAGAATTGAATCAAACCCCCATCCAGGTCAATGGTATGGCCGATCACATTCATATTGCTGCCCGGTTAAGGCCGGCTATGGCTCCGGCTGTATTCGTTCAAAAGGTAAAAACCAACTCATCCAAATGGATTAACGCCGGCGGGTTTCTTTCTCAGGAATTCGCCTGGCAAGTGGGAGGAGGGACCTTTTCAATTAGTGAGACCCATGTCGGGGCACTCAAAAATTATATAAAAAATCAAAAGGAGCACCATAAGAAGGTTTCTTTTAGATCAGAATATTTAAAACTGCTGGCGAATAATGGGATCGACCCGGATAATGACTACCTGCCGGAATTCTTTGAAGGGCTATATTGA